Proteins co-encoded in one Metabacillus sp. KUDC1714 genomic window:
- the rapZ gene encoding RNase adapter RapZ, giving the protein MTIENSEQQISTQEVQMVIITGMSGAGKTVAIQSFEDLGYFCVDNLPPTLLPKFLELMKESGAKMNKVALVMDLRGREFFDHLFQALDDLSESTWLTPQILYLDAKDATLVTRYKETRRSHPLASKGLPLEGIGLERELLEELKGRAQLIYDTSDLKPRDLREKILKQFSSSVEHTFTVNVTSFGFKYGVPIDADLMFDVRFLPNPHYIDHMRPKTGLQEEVSSYVLKWSETQKFLEKLIDLLTFMLPYYKREGKSQIVIAIGCTGGQHRSVTLAEYIANHYKNDYHTQVSHRDIEKRKQH; this is encoded by the coding sequence ATGACGATTGAAAATAGTGAACAACAAATTTCAACTCAAGAAGTACAGATGGTGATTATCACAGGGATGTCAGGTGCGGGTAAAACTGTGGCGATTCAAAGTTTCGAAGATCTAGGGTATTTTTGCGTTGATAATTTACCGCCTACATTGCTGCCGAAATTTTTAGAGCTAATGAAAGAATCTGGCGCTAAGATGAATAAGGTTGCATTAGTTATGGATTTACGAGGAAGGGAGTTCTTCGACCATCTTTTCCAAGCACTTGATGATTTGTCAGAAAGTACTTGGCTTACACCGCAAATATTATATCTTGATGCGAAAGACGCTACACTAGTAACAAGATACAAAGAAACGCGGAGGTCACATCCGCTAGCTTCAAAAGGGCTTCCATTAGAGGGGATTGGACTTGAACGTGAACTTCTCGAGGAGCTTAAAGGAAGAGCACAGCTTATCTATGATACTTCAGACTTGAAGCCAAGAGATTTAAGAGAAAAAATCCTGAAGCAATTTTCTTCAAGTGTTGAGCATACATTTACTGTAAATGTGACTTCATTTGGATTTAAATATGGTGTACCAATAGATGCTGATCTAATGTTTGACGTAAGATTTTTGCCAAACCCGCACTATATTGACCATATGAGACCAAAAACTGGATTACAAGAAGAAGTGTCCTCTTATGTGTTAAAATGGAGTGAAACACAAAAGTTTTTAGAAAAACTCATCGATTTGCTTACTTTTATGCTTCCTTATTATAAACGGGAAGGTAAAAGTCAAATCGTCATTGCGATTGGTTGTACGGGAGGACAGCATCGCTCGGTAACACTTGCAGAATACATTGCAAACCATTATAAAAATGACTATCATACTCAAGTTTCTCACCGGGATATTGAGAAAAGAAAGCAACATTAA
- a CDS encoding 8-oxo-dGTP diphosphatase, which yields MQRVTNCVLVEGNKVLLLQKPKRGWWVAPGGKMELGESVKDTVTREYREETGIYIKNPQLKGVFTFLIQDGKEIVSEWMMFTFLASDYQGTNVLESEEGTIKWHEKEAIQQLPMAPGDHHILDYVIKGTGMLYGTFTYTPDYELISYRLDPQ from the coding sequence GTGCAACGAGTTACAAATTGCGTCTTAGTAGAAGGAAACAAAGTACTTCTCCTACAAAAACCAAAAAGAGGCTGGTGGGTAGCTCCTGGTGGAAAAATGGAGCTAGGTGAATCTGTTAAGGATACCGTAACCCGTGAATATCGCGAGGAAACTGGCATATACATTAAAAACCCTCAGTTAAAGGGAGTTTTTACCTTTTTAATTCAAGACGGCAAAGAAATTGTATCTGAATGGATGATGTTTACGTTCTTAGCATCAGATTATCAGGGTACAAATGTCCTTGAATCGGAAGAGGGAACAATTAAGTGGCACGAGAAGGAAGCGATTCAACAATTGCCAATGGCTCCAGGGGATCATCACATATTGGATTATGTCATTAAGGGGACGGGTATGCTATATGGAACTTTTACCTACACACCTGACTATGAATTAATCTCCTATCGTTTAGATCCACAATAA
- the trxB gene encoding thioredoxin-disulfide reductase encodes MSEEKIYDVIIAGAGPAGMTAAVYTSRANLSTLMIERGVPGGQMANTEEVENYPGFDHILGPELSTKMFDHAKKFGAEYAYGDIKEVIDGVEYKTVIAGKKEYKARAVIITTGAEYKKIGVPGEKELGGRGVSYCAVCDGAFFKGKELVVVGGGDSAVEEGVYLTRFASKVTIVHRREELRAQKILQQRAFDNEKVDFIWNHTVKEIHEQDGKVGKVTLINTVNGEEQEFKTDGVFIYIGMVPLSKPFESLGITNENGYIETNDRMETKVEGIFAAGDIREKMLRQIVTATGDGSIAAQSAQHYVEELAEKLKAVK; translated from the coding sequence GTGTCAGAAGAAAAAATATATGACGTGATTATCGCAGGTGCGGGTCCAGCAGGTATGACTGCAGCTGTTTATACATCACGTGCAAACTTATCAACACTTATGATTGAACGTGGGGTGCCAGGTGGGCAAATGGCAAACACAGAAGAAGTCGAAAACTATCCCGGCTTTGATCATATATTAGGACCTGAGCTATCAACGAAAATGTTTGACCATGCGAAGAAGTTCGGTGCTGAATATGCATACGGTGATATTAAAGAAGTGATTGATGGCGTAGAGTACAAAACGGTTATAGCTGGAAAAAAAGAGTATAAAGCACGCGCAGTTATTATTACTACTGGTGCAGAATATAAAAAGATTGGTGTACCAGGTGAAAAAGAACTAGGTGGACGTGGCGTTTCTTATTGTGCAGTTTGTGATGGTGCATTCTTTAAAGGAAAAGAGCTAGTTGTAGTTGGTGGCGGAGATTCAGCTGTCGAAGAAGGTGTGTATTTAACACGTTTTGCTTCTAAAGTTACAATCGTTCATCGACGTGAAGAATTACGAGCGCAAAAAATTCTGCAACAACGTGCATTTGATAACGAAAAAGTAGATTTCATTTGGAACCATACTGTGAAAGAAATTCATGAACAAGATGGTAAAGTAGGGAAAGTAACATTAATCAATACTGTTAATGGTGAAGAACAAGAATTTAAAACAGATGGTGTCTTCATATATATTGGAATGGTTCCTTTATCAAAACCATTTGAAAGTCTTGGTATCACAAATGAGAATGGGTATATTGAAACAAATGATCGCATGGAAACTAAGGTTGAGGGGATCTTTGCAGCTGGAGATATTCGTGAAAAAATGCTTCGCCAAATTGTCACAGCAACTGGTGATGGCAGTATTGCAGCGCAAAGTGCTCAACATTATGTAGAAGAGTTAGCGGAGAAGCTAAAAGCAGTTAAGTAA
- a CDS encoding tetratricopeptide repeat protein, translating into MGKQLSKQQQKAQVVPFLQDGQYYYNKGLKAYREQNFPKASKYLQKAVELNPKDLTMLSQLATIYTDMGKYSQSNELLSYILDEVDKEMTECHYFMANNFAHLGLFQEAYKCATEYANKEPYGEFIEENEDLIDLLTMEDDGEEPFLKDPDDLILKQDAAKSLLENSQFEEAILLLEEIVVEYPEFWSAHNNLSLAYFYVGEVDKAKEYLQTVLQRNPGNLHAYCNLLVFYFYERQDEKVEELTKILSTVHPLLYEHRYKLGATFALVGYYPLAYKWLRSLHKSGFEGDDTFYYWLSYSAYFTGHISFAEQMWERVLKENKSKAGSEPWNHKVDRASGRATSMTLEERLYAIFLAAQTNNYEQINDYKASNVPQSQLEKEFIKLSLSKDFNAYDKITSFYQIANSLFVHSEHDELFLFSFKILIKAYKRDYSLKNQLGWAAALDYVWKNQSNEQVSQATVANMYGVSVSSVGKYVKLIKNMTDI; encoded by the coding sequence GTGGGAAAACAATTGAGCAAACAACAACAAAAAGCACAGGTTGTCCCGTTTCTCCAAGATGGACAATATTATTATAATAAAGGCCTGAAGGCTTATCGAGAGCAGAACTTTCCAAAGGCAAGCAAATATTTGCAAAAGGCAGTTGAGTTAAATCCTAAAGATTTAACAATGCTATCCCAATTAGCAACGATTTATACAGATATGGGGAAGTATAGCCAATCAAATGAATTGCTTTCATATATACTTGATGAAGTTGACAAAGAAATGACAGAGTGCCACTATTTTATGGCAAATAATTTCGCACATCTTGGATTATTTCAGGAAGCATATAAGTGTGCAACTGAATATGCAAACAAAGAACCTTATGGTGAATTTATAGAGGAAAACGAAGACCTCATTGATCTCCTTACAATGGAAGATGATGGGGAGGAACCGTTTTTAAAGGATCCAGATGATTTGATATTAAAACAGGATGCCGCAAAATCTCTATTAGAAAATAGTCAGTTTGAAGAGGCTATTTTACTACTTGAAGAGATTGTCGTGGAGTACCCTGAATTTTGGTCTGCCCATAATAATTTATCGCTAGCTTATTTCTATGTTGGAGAAGTTGATAAAGCGAAAGAATATTTGCAAACCGTACTTCAACGTAATCCTGGTAATCTACATGCGTACTGCAATTTATTAGTTTTTTATTTTTATGAACGCCAAGATGAAAAGGTTGAAGAGCTTACAAAAATACTATCGACTGTTCATCCGCTTCTTTACGAGCATCGTTATAAATTAGGGGCAACCTTCGCGTTAGTAGGGTATTATCCACTTGCATATAAATGGCTTCGTTCTCTTCATAAGTCAGGATTTGAAGGTGATGACACCTTTTATTATTGGCTATCCTATTCAGCTTATTTTACAGGACATATTTCTTTTGCTGAACAGATGTGGGAGCGTGTGTTAAAAGAAAATAAAAGTAAGGCTGGTTCTGAGCCATGGAATCATAAGGTTGACAGAGCTTCCGGGCGAGCAACGAGTATGACGTTAGAAGAGCGCTTGTATGCTATTTTTCTTGCAGCTCAAACGAATAATTATGAGCAAATTAATGATTACAAAGCATCAAATGTTCCACAGTCACAATTAGAAAAAGAATTTATCAAGTTATCCTTATCGAAGGATTTTAATGCTTATGATAAAATTACCTCTTTTTATCAGATTGCAAACTCTTTATTTGTACACTCTGAGCATGATGAGCTATTTTTATTTTCGTTTAAAATTCTTATAAAAGCATATAAACGTGACTATTCGCTAAAAAACCAACTTGGTTGGGCAGCAGCGTTAGATTACGTATGGAAAAATCAAAGTAATGAGCAAGTAAGCCAAGCTACAGTAGCAAATATGTATGGTGTATCGGTTTCTTCGGTTGGGAAGTATGTAAAGCTTATTAAGAACATGACTGACATTTAG
- a CDS encoding GntT/GntP/DsdX family permease: MELYLLSITLLSIVIVILGVAWWKWHAFISLTVASLFLAIMSGLSMDKIVSAYETGVGSVLGHLVGILALGTILGKLMSDSGAGMQVADFFIRIFGVKKLPWAMLLSGFIIGIPVFFDVGIVMLLPLVISIYRTTKQNILLIAIPVLAGLSIVHGLVPPHPGAMTAIGIYNANIGKVLVYSLIIALPAAIIAGPLFAKWVKNRVIPEGEPQLIRVSNTSEKLPSTGISFFIILLPVLLMVLSVVAPYLSLPSGVLKFFLFIGSPVIALLISCFAAFYFLGIRQGMDKTFIQKLSEECLLPVGSIILIIGAGGGFKQILIESGVGTSIAQMSEHFSLSPIVLAFIVAGLIRIATGSATVALTTAAGIVAPVIEHMSGVNLELLVIATGAGSLMFSHVNDAGFWMVKEYLGLSVKETFKTWTVLETLLSFIAFGTVLLFDMFV; this comes from the coding sequence ATGGAATTATATTTATTATCAATTACATTGCTTTCGATTGTGATTGTCATTTTAGGAGTAGCTTGGTGGAAATGGCATGCGTTCATTAGTTTAACCGTTGCTAGTTTGTTCTTAGCGATTATGTCTGGTTTATCGATGGATAAAATCGTTAGTGCATATGAAACCGGTGTTGGGAGCGTCCTAGGTCATTTAGTAGGAATCTTGGCGTTAGGGACGATTTTAGGAAAGTTGATGTCAGATTCAGGTGCAGGAATGCAAGTGGCAGATTTCTTTATTCGGATCTTTGGTGTAAAAAAATTGCCTTGGGCGATGTTGCTCTCAGGTTTTATCATTGGGATCCCAGTATTTTTTGACGTAGGGATCGTCATGTTATTACCACTAGTTATTTCAATTTATAGAACGACAAAACAAAACATTTTATTAATTGCCATACCTGTTCTTGCTGGGTTATCTATTGTTCACGGTCTTGTACCTCCACATCCGGGTGCAATGACGGCAATAGGTATCTATAATGCTAATATAGGAAAAGTCTTGGTCTACTCACTCATCATTGCTCTGCCAGCAGCCATCATTGCAGGGCCATTGTTTGCAAAGTGGGTTAAAAATCGCGTGATTCCTGAAGGTGAGCCACAGTTAATTCGAGTAAGTAATACGTCAGAAAAATTGCCAAGCACAGGCATTTCATTTTTCATTATCTTATTACCAGTTCTATTAATGGTGTTATCAGTCGTTGCACCGTATCTGTCACTGCCTAGTGGTGTGCTAAAATTCTTTCTGTTTATTGGAAGTCCTGTCATCGCACTTTTAATTTCTTGTTTCGCAGCATTTTACTTCCTTGGCATTCGTCAAGGTATGGATAAAACATTCATTCAGAAGTTATCAGAAGAGTGCTTGCTGCCAGTTGGTTCAATTATTTTAATCATTGGTGCAGGCGGTGGATTTAAACAAATCCTTATTGAAAGTGGCGTAGGAACATCCATTGCCCAAATGTCCGAGCATTTTTCTCTCTCACCAATTGTGTTGGCGTTTATTGTAGCAGGATTAATACGTATTGCTACAGGTTCAGCTACAGTAGCATTAACAACAGCAGCTGGAATTGTTGCACCAGTTATTGAACACATGTCAGGTGTGAACCTAGAATTACTCGTTATCGCAACAGGTGCAGGATCGCTAATGTTCTCACACGTAAATGATGCTGGTTTCTGGATGGTAAAAGAATATCTGGGCTTATCAGTAAAAGAAACATTTAAAACGTGGACGGTATTGGAGACATTGCTTTCATTTATTGCTTTTGGGACGGTTTTATTGTTCGATATGTTCGTTTAA
- a CDS encoding sugar kinase codes for MPKHVAAFGEVMMRLQVPGYELLSQASTLNYSFSGTGVNVTAALARFGHTGYLVSTLPANAVGDAAVSYLQKLGVTQSFIMRDGNYVGMYFLENGFGVRPSRVTYSNRLESSFNTASEGTYDFNRMAKKMDVVHFCGITLAMNDTVRHHMKTFAKAVKENGGTVVFDCNYRPSLWGEDGYEKAKPHYEEMLHLADIVMMNEKDAMFVLGMKTEKEDRGKQLMELIPTVAKTYNISVIAGTHRSINGDNTHSLRGFIFKNQTFTFSKTLTFSVYDRIGAGDAYTSGILHGEMEGFSLKKTVEFAAAAGMLAHTIVGDTPMSSESDILRVMTDSVGDIER; via the coding sequence ATGCCTAAACATGTTGCAGCATTTGGAGAAGTAATGATGCGCTTGCAGGTGCCAGGATATGAACTCCTGTCACAAGCAAGCACATTAAACTATTCTTTCTCCGGTACGGGAGTAAATGTAACCGCAGCTTTAGCACGCTTTGGGCATACTGGGTATCTCGTGTCTACATTGCCAGCGAATGCAGTTGGTGATGCAGCAGTATCATATCTACAAAAATTAGGTGTTACACAATCGTTCATTATGCGTGACGGAAATTACGTTGGAATGTACTTTTTAGAAAATGGATTCGGTGTACGACCTAGTCGGGTAACCTATTCCAATCGACTTGAGAGCAGTTTCAATACAGCATCTGAGGGAACGTATGATTTCAATAGAATGGCAAAGAAAATGGATGTTGTTCACTTTTGTGGAATCACGCTTGCGATGAATGATACTGTCCGTCATCACATGAAAACATTCGCTAAAGCAGTTAAAGAAAATGGAGGTACTGTTGTTTTTGACTGTAACTACCGTCCATCCCTCTGGGGCGAAGACGGATATGAAAAAGCAAAACCACATTATGAAGAAATGCTTCATTTGGCGGATATTGTCATGATGAATGAAAAAGATGCAATGTTTGTCCTTGGTATGAAAACAGAGAAGGAAGACCGCGGAAAGCAGCTCATGGAATTGATTCCAACTGTAGCGAAAACATACAATATTTCTGTCATTGCTGGAACGCATCGTTCAATCAATGGTGACAATACCCATTCTTTACGCGGTTTCATTTTCAAAAATCAAACATTCACATTTTCAAAAACACTCACGTTTTCTGTCTATGACAGAATAGGTGCAGGAGATGCCTATACAAGTGGAATTTTACATGGAGAAATGGAAGGGTTTTCGCTTAAGAAAACGGTTGAATTTGCCGCAGCAGCAGGAATGCTTGCACATACAATAGTAGGCGATACCCCGATGTCATCGGAGAGTGATATTCTACGGGTGATGACAGACTCAGTAGGCGATATAGAAAGGTAG
- the dagF gene encoding 2-dehydro-3-deoxy-phosphogluconate aldolase, with product MSNITKRFYKNRVALNVLANSVENAKEVYEAAEGLVLVGVLSKDYPTIEEAVAAMKNYGKEIDEAVSIGLGAGDNRQAAVVAEIAKHYPGSHINQVFPAVGATRANLGEKKSWINSLVSPTGRVGYVNISTGPVSAAQDEHAIVPIKTAIALVRDMGGNALKYFPMKGLSTEDEFRAVAQACGEEGFALEPTGGIDKENFETILRIALEANVPQIIPHVYSSIIDKNTGKTNVEDVRELLETIKKLVDQNA from the coding sequence ATGTCAAACATTACAAAACGTTTTTACAAGAACCGTGTCGCATTAAATGTTTTAGCAAATAGTGTAGAGAATGCCAAAGAGGTATACGAAGCAGCTGAAGGTCTTGTTTTAGTCGGTGTTCTTTCAAAAGACTACCCAACGATAGAAGAAGCAGTAGCAGCTATGAAAAACTACGGAAAAGAAATTGATGAAGCCGTATCGATTGGTTTAGGAGCTGGTGACAATCGCCAGGCTGCTGTAGTAGCAGAGATTGCGAAACATTATCCTGGCAGTCATATTAACCAAGTATTTCCTGCTGTTGGAGCAACACGTGCCAACCTTGGTGAAAAGAAGAGCTGGATTAATAGTTTAGTGTCTCCGACAGGACGTGTAGGTTATGTGAACATTTCAACAGGACCAGTTAGCGCTGCGCAGGACGAGCATGCGATTGTACCAATTAAAACGGCGATTGCGCTTGTACGTGACATGGGCGGTAACGCATTGAAATACTTCCCAATGAAAGGGTTAAGCACTGAAGACGAGTTCCGTGCAGTTGCACAAGCATGCGGGGAAGAAGGATTCGCATTAGAACCAACAGGCGGGATCGACAAAGAGAATTTTGAAACCATCCTGCGTATTGCATTAGAGGCGAATGTGCCACAAATTATTCCACACGTGTATTCATCGATTATTGACAAAAACACAGGAAAAACAAATGTCGAAGATGTACGTGAATTACTTGAAACGATAAAGAAATTGGTTGATCAAAATGCCTAA
- a CDS encoding DgaE family pyridoxal phosphate-dependent ammonia lyase: MANSLNAKYGLKRVINASGRMSILGVSAPTDTVMDAMKQGGQSYVEIADLVDKAGDYVARILGSEAAVIVNSASSGIALSVAAIVTQGNRRKSLRLHQEDISKSEIIMLKGHNVQYGAPVETMIYLGGGKLVEVGYANEGRAEHIEDAISENTAAILYVKSHHAVQKNMISVEEAWEIADRNGVPLIVDAAAEEDIQKYVKYSDLAIYSGSKAIEGPTSGIIGGKQTYIEWVKVQLHGIGRSMKVGKETSFGLLQALDEYGQKEDKSEQEKELLQSLMPLNELEGVTVTIVQDEAGRAIFRARIQIDPKQAHITAKEVNYCLREGEIAIYTRDYGVRQGYFDIDPRPLQNDDIEVIEAKIRELVGGGK, encoded by the coding sequence ATGGCGAATTCATTGAATGCTAAATATGGTCTTAAACGTGTGATTAATGCAAGTGGACGAATGAGTATCTTAGGTGTATCAGCTCCGACCGATACGGTTATGGATGCGATGAAGCAAGGTGGACAAAGTTATGTTGAGATTGCAGATTTAGTAGATAAAGCAGGTGATTACGTAGCACGCATTCTAGGTTCAGAGGCAGCGGTGATCGTCAACTCGGCGTCAAGTGGTATTGCACTTTCTGTTGCGGCAATTGTGACACAGGGGAATCGTCGTAAAAGTTTGCGTCTGCATCAAGAAGATATTTCTAAAAGTGAAATCATAATGCTAAAAGGTCACAACGTTCAATACGGTGCACCTGTTGAAACGATGATCTATTTAGGCGGAGGAAAGCTTGTTGAAGTTGGCTACGCTAATGAAGGAAGAGCGGAACATATAGAGGATGCGATTTCTGAAAACACAGCAGCTATCCTATATGTCAAATCACACCATGCCGTTCAAAAAAATATGATTTCTGTGGAGGAAGCATGGGAGATTGCTGATCGAAACGGAGTTCCACTCATTGTGGATGCTGCTGCAGAGGAAGACATTCAAAAGTACGTGAAATACTCTGACCTTGCAATCTACAGCGGTTCGAAGGCCATTGAAGGTCCAACTTCAGGGATTATTGGTGGTAAGCAAACCTATATTGAGTGGGTGAAAGTTCAATTACATGGGATTGGACGCAGTATGAAGGTTGGGAAAGAAACATCATTTGGATTACTTCAAGCTCTCGATGAATACGGCCAAAAAGAAGATAAAAGCGAACAAGAAAAGGAATTATTACAATCATTAATGCCATTGAATGAACTTGAAGGCGTCACTGTGACGATTGTTCAGGATGAAGCGGGTCGAGCGATATTCCGTGCAAGGATTCAAATTGATCCGAAACAAGCACATATAACAGCAAAAGAAGTCAATTATTGTCTGCGCGAAGGTGAAATTGCCATCTATACACGTGATTATGGTGTGAGACAGGGTTATTTCGATATCGATCCCCGTCCACTGCAAAATGATGATATTGAGGTAATAGAAGCTAAGATACGTGAACTAGTAGGGGGAGGAAAATAA
- a CDS encoding amidohydrolase/deacetylase family metallohydrolase has product MKDFVLSQVKTVNGEEIDIVIEAGEVTQVTKAGYGQGKLVLDYSGVYVSSGWIDLHVHAFPEFNPYGDEIDEIGVSQGVTTIVDAGSCGADRISDLVASRKKAKTNVYAFLNISRIGLKRVDELSKLEWIDEEKVVQAVNDYKEVIVGLKARISKSVVSESGIEPLRIARTLSSETSLPLMVHIGSGPPTIDEVISLLEKGDIITHYLNGKQNNLFDAQEEPLQVFKEAIERGVHLDVGHGTASFSFKVAEAAKRHHIGLNTISTDIYRGNRLNGPVYSLANVLTKFLSLGYSLEEVITAVTTNAANWLKKPELGRIKVGDVANLTLFTVRNEPITLTDSEGEKRVADRRIETIGVVANGEFIEC; this is encoded by the coding sequence TTGAAAGACTTCGTATTGAGCCAAGTAAAGACAGTAAATGGAGAAGAGATTGATATTGTCATAGAGGCTGGTGAAGTTACCCAGGTGACTAAGGCTGGGTATGGACAAGGAAAGCTTGTTTTAGATTACTCAGGTGTTTATGTATCTAGTGGCTGGATTGATTTACATGTTCATGCATTTCCTGAATTTAATCCGTATGGTGATGAAATTGATGAAATTGGAGTTAGTCAAGGTGTAACGACAATCGTGGATGCAGGGAGCTGCGGAGCTGATCGAATTTCAGATTTGGTAGCAAGTAGAAAAAAAGCTAAAACGAACGTATATGCATTTTTAAATATTTCTCGTATTGGTTTAAAAAGAGTGGATGAACTATCCAAGTTAGAATGGATTGATGAAGAGAAGGTTGTACAAGCAGTTAATGATTATAAAGAAGTTATCGTCGGTTTAAAGGCGCGGATTAGTAAAAGTGTTGTTAGTGAAAGCGGTATCGAACCATTAAGGATCGCTCGTACTCTTTCTAGTGAAACATCATTGCCCTTAATGGTCCACATCGGTTCGGGACCGCCAACTATTGATGAGGTTATTTCACTCTTGGAAAAAGGGGATATCATTACGCATTATCTTAATGGAAAACAAAATAATCTTTTCGATGCACAAGAGGAGCCTCTCCAAGTGTTCAAGGAAGCAATTGAACGCGGTGTGCATTTGGATGTTGGTCATGGTACGGCGAGCTTCTCATTTAAAGTTGCTGAAGCTGCCAAACGACATCACATCGGTTTAAATACGATCAGTACAGATATCTACCGTGGGAACCGATTGAACGGTCCTGTATATAGTTTGGCCAATGTACTGACTAAATTTCTTTCCTTAGGATATTCGCTGGAAGAAGTGATTACAGCGGTTACAACAAATGCAGCTAATTGGCTTAAAAAACCTGAACTTGGCCGGATAAAGGTCGGAGACGTTGCGAATTTAACACTTTTTACCGTTCGAAATGAACCGATTACACTAACTGATTCCGAAGGAGAAAAGCGAGTAGCGGATCGAAGAATTGAAACAATAGGAGTGGTTGCAAATGGCGAATTCATTGAATGCTAA
- a CDS encoding GntR family transcriptional regulator: protein MRLLRNKGPFYIQVKNELKERIIKGEYPKNSLIPPEPVLEKEFGVSKITIRKAVEQLAMEGYVEKHSGIGTKVLDNRAISKLSKGQGFSEYLLSTGYTLRKGNVTISKVDVSNHPILSTNFERECYCIERIYTLNEQPYIHFTHYIPDRFSLSLDPETVKDSLYELLYKKGVYFNRFQDEFGVETPNEKIANLLNIESKPLFQRTRFSYDINEQLIEYSIGYYNTDIHKYVVNLNV, encoded by the coding sequence ATGAGATTGTTACGTAATAAGGGACCATTTTATATTCAAGTAAAAAATGAATTAAAAGAACGGATCATAAAAGGAGAATATCCAAAAAATTCGTTAATCCCACCTGAACCCGTATTAGAAAAGGAATTTGGTGTCAGTAAAATCACGATCCGCAAAGCTGTTGAACAATTGGCAATGGAGGGCTATGTGGAAAAACATAGCGGTATTGGTACGAAAGTATTGGATAATCGTGCAATCTCTAAATTATCAAAGGGTCAGGGATTTTCTGAATATTTATTATCGACAGGATATACGTTAAGGAAGGGCAACGTAACGATCTCTAAAGTTGATGTTTCAAACCATCCAATTTTATCTACAAACTTTGAAAGAGAGTGCTATTGTATTGAGCGGATTTATACGTTAAATGAACAACCATATATTCATTTTACACACTATATTCCTGATCGATTTTCACTTTCATTAGACCCTGAAACAGTTAAAGATTCCTTATATGAATTGTTATATAAAAAGGGAGTATACTTTAATCGATTTCAAGATGAATTTGGTGTAGAAACACCAAATGAAAAAATTGCGAACTTGCTAAATATAGAATCGAAACCGCTATTTCAAAGAACTCGTTTTTCATATGATATCAATGAACAATTAATCGAATACTCAATCGGATACTATAATACCGATATTCATAAATATGTTGTGAATTTAAATGTATAG
- the hisIE gene encoding bifunctional phosphoribosyl-AMP cyclohydrolase/phosphoribosyl-ATP diphosphatase HisIE, producing the protein MIESIKFDQNGLVPAIVQDAASKEVLTLAYMNEESLKKTLETKETWFYSRSRQELWHKGGTSGNIQKVVEMRYDCDQDAILVLVQPAGPACHTGAYTCFSETIAKQEVSVVQDRFQIFNTLEKLIAERENELPEGSYTTYLFNEGVDKILKKVGEEASEVIIASKNRDAEELKWEVADLLFHLMVLLREQKLPLDEVLSVLEKRHVAKD; encoded by the coding sequence ATGATTGAATCGATTAAATTTGACCAAAATGGGCTAGTTCCGGCAATCGTACAGGATGCGGCAAGTAAAGAAGTATTAACTTTAGCCTACATGAACGAGGAATCGTTAAAAAAGACGTTAGAAACGAAAGAAACATGGTTTTATAGCCGTTCTAGACAAGAGCTCTGGCACAAAGGTGGCACATCAGGAAATATTCAAAAGGTTGTTGAAATGAGATATGATTGTGACCAGGATGCGATCTTAGTTCTTGTACAACCAGCTGGACCTGCATGTCATACAGGTGCATACACATGCTTTAGTGAAACAATTGCTAAACAGGAAGTATCAGTCGTTCAAGATCGCTTTCAAATTTTTAACACATTAGAAAAACTTATTGCAGAACGTGAAAATGAACTTCCTGAAGGCTCTTATACAACCTATCTTTTTAATGAAGGTGTCGATAAAATCCTGAAAAAGGTTGGCGAAGAAGCATCAGAGGTTATTATCGCGTCAAAAAATAGAGATGCTGAAGAACTTAAATGGGAAGTAGCTGATTTGCTATTTCATTTAATGGTATTGCTGAGAGAACAAAAGCTTCCATTAGATGAGGTGTTAAGTGTGTTAGAAAAGAGACATGTTGCGAAGGACTAA